A region from the Sutcliffiella horikoshii genome encodes:
- a CDS encoding spore germination protein codes for MSSLLGSLKDKLSDSDDFFVIEEEFNQTKFEIIGVRSLVDLAKSLELIEKHVTTATLMHKGVLDYLISNGKKISKEHEIITAVLEGELILVFEDCENFVVSLEPIRVSLSRPVEQPTNGSVLQGPLNSFNEERLVNIGILRKRLVSDQLRVKDFLIGKRQKKNVSISYDAKSVNKKLLQKTIELLENGSEIELQSIQDLMKVLKLSPWSAVGRIHATEIPQQAASCLVKGKVVVFIDGFPFAYILPSTFWDIFILENDKNFPMPITVSIRVLRLIGVMIALIAPGLYVALVAVNPEVLRIELALSIAQSRNGVPYPALVEIILMLVILELIVEASIRLPQSIGPTITMVGGIILGQAAVEAKLVSNLLIIVLAATTIANATVIGYQNLITIRMLKYTILILASIFGVLGIMAGVFLICGYFASINTLGVPYLNMDFSKGDINSG; via the coding sequence ATGAGCTCTCTATTAGGCTCCTTAAAGGATAAATTAAGTGATAGTGATGATTTTTTTGTAATAGAAGAGGAATTCAATCAGACCAAGTTTGAGATTATTGGTGTACGGAGTCTAGTTGATTTAGCCAAATCATTGGAACTAATTGAAAAACATGTGACGACAGCGACCCTCATGCATAAAGGAGTGCTAGACTACTTAATCAGTAATGGAAAGAAAATAAGCAAGGAACATGAAATAATCACTGCTGTCTTAGAAGGTGAATTGATACTAGTCTTCGAAGATTGTGAAAATTTCGTGGTAAGTTTAGAACCGATAAGAGTGTCATTAAGCAGACCGGTGGAACAGCCTACGAATGGCAGTGTATTGCAAGGTCCATTAAACTCTTTCAATGAAGAAAGGTTAGTGAATATTGGGATACTCAGAAAAAGATTGGTATCTGATCAGCTGCGAGTGAAAGATTTTTTGATAGGGAAAAGACAGAAGAAAAATGTATCAATCAGCTACGATGCCAAAAGTGTAAATAAAAAGCTTTTACAAAAAACAATAGAACTGTTAGAGAACGGCTCAGAGATAGAATTACAATCGATACAGGACTTAATGAAAGTACTGAAACTATCCCCATGGAGTGCAGTGGGTAGAATTCATGCTACAGAAATACCCCAACAAGCTGCTAGTTGTTTGGTGAAAGGGAAAGTGGTTGTTTTTATCGATGGTTTTCCGTTTGCTTATATACTGCCGAGCACTTTTTGGGATATTTTTATTTTAGAAAATGATAAAAACTTTCCTATGCCAATTACCGTTTCCATTCGAGTATTAAGATTAATCGGAGTGATGATTGCGTTAATTGCTCCTGGATTATATGTTGCGCTGGTTGCTGTCAACCCGGAGGTCTTACGGATTGAATTGGCCTTATCGATTGCACAAAGCCGAAATGGTGTTCCATATCCTGCTTTAGTGGAAATCATCCTGATGCTGGTGATTTTGGAGTTAATTGTAGAAGCAAGTATCCGGTTGCCCCAAAGTATCGGACCAACCATTACCATGGTAGGGGGGATTATCCTTGGCCAAGCAGCTGTTGAGGCTAAATTGGTCAGCAATCTTCTCATTATAGTGTTGGCGGCAACAACCATTGCCAACGCAACCGTCATTGGCTACCAGAATTTGATCACCATTCGGATGTTGAAGTATACCATTTTGATTTTAGCGTCTATATTCGGTGTTCTAGGCATCATGGCAGGAGTGTTTTTGATTTGTGGATATTTTGCCAGTATAAATACGCTTGGCGTCCCGTATTTAAATATGGATTTTTCAAAGGGTGATATAAATAGTGGATAA
- a CDS encoding helix-turn-helix domain-containing protein: protein MKIFINVDVMLAKPKMSVTVERVGITMAKLSILKNGKAKAICMALDCRPGDIIEYQNDEEETQNG from the coding sequence ATGAAGATTTTTATTAATGTGGATGTAATGTTGGCAAAACCAAAAATGAGTGTAACAGTAGAGAGGGTAGGGATAACGATGGCAAAACTATCAATTTTGAAAAATGGTAAAGCAAAGGCTATCTGCATGGCGTTGGATTGTCGGCCTGGAGATATTATCGAATATCAAAATGATGAGGAGGAAACCCAAAATGGCTAG
- a CDS encoding DUF817 domain-containing protein produces the protein MDLSSEIKKREWYIVGAIKQLVRFGWQQALSCVFPVVIFASLAITQVIPLPFLPRYDWLLVICILMQWWMLRFGLETRDELKVITLFHLIGLALEIFKVHMGSWAYPEEGYSKIFGVPLYSGFMYASVASYLCQAWRRLNVELIDWPPFWAVVSLAAAIYLNFFSHHYWIDIRWWLSALVIILFWKSWVRYEVGEKSYRMPIALSFVLIGFFIWIAENIATFFGAWEYPNQTEAWSLVHLGKVSSWLLLVIVSFLIVATLKRVKGKGSSSLNDKIAFHK, from the coding sequence ATGGATCTTAGCTCAGAGATAAAAAAGAGAGAATGGTACATAGTTGGCGCAATCAAGCAACTCGTTCGATTCGGCTGGCAACAGGCTCTCTCCTGCGTGTTTCCTGTCGTTATTTTTGCATCCCTAGCCATAACTCAAGTGATTCCTCTCCCCTTCTTACCTCGTTATGATTGGCTTCTGGTTATCTGCATTCTGATGCAATGGTGGATGTTACGGTTTGGACTTGAAACCCGCGATGAATTAAAAGTTATTACCTTGTTCCACCTTATCGGGCTGGCACTTGAGATCTTTAAGGTGCACATGGGATCTTGGGCCTATCCAGAGGAAGGCTATTCCAAAATTTTTGGAGTGCCATTATACAGCGGATTTATGTATGCAAGTGTCGCGAGTTATCTTTGTCAGGCTTGGAGAAGGTTGAATGTCGAGCTCATTGACTGGCCACCTTTTTGGGCTGTGGTATCACTTGCAGCAGCCATTTATTTGAACTTTTTCTCTCATCATTATTGGATCGATATTCGTTGGTGGTTATCTGCTTTAGTCATTATTCTGTTTTGGAAGTCTTGGGTCCGTTATGAAGTTGGTGAAAAGAGTTACCGTATGCCTATCGCCCTTTCCTTTGTCCTAATCGGATTTTTTATTTGGATCGCGGAAAACATCGCAACATTTTTCGGCGCATGGGAATATCCAAATCAAACAGAGGCATGGAGCCTTGTACATTTGGGAAAGGTGAGTTCCTGGCTATTGCTCGTGATTGTCAGCTTTCTTATTGTGGCGACATTGAAGCGGGTGAAGGGGAAAGGTTCTAGTAGCTTAAATGATAAAATTGCTTTCCATAAATAA
- a CDS encoding helix-turn-helix transcriptional regulator produces the protein MPIKGFTCNLRVMFAEEKMKNPTFTQIKFAKKIGLSTTALSALVTERSLPSFEVAYSIASELNRPIERIWVKFDDRVEVKESDSV, from the coding sequence ATGCCGATAAAAGGATTTACATGTAATTTGAGAGTTATGTTTGCTGAGGAGAAAATGAAGAATCCTACCTTTACACAAATTAAGTTTGCTAAGAAGATAGGGTTAAGCACGACAGCCTTAAGCGCCTTGGTAACCGAAAGGAGTCTCCCTAGTTTTGAAGTGGCTTATTCCATAGCTAGTGAGCTAAATCGACCAATTGAACGAATTTGGGTGAAGTTCGATGATAGAGTCGAAGTCAAAGAGAGTGATAGTGTATGA
- a CDS encoding UPF0489 family protein has protein sequence MIKVKDMPNTWKIKYPKRKIYLMRDHNWAFSAWEISRLNGEILPGARLLHVDFHDDYWDPEETIEINTEQDAILAGKKLNIAEFIKAAESTGTIKDVYMIGDYSMATQKKVVHSYSYYQFENEHRLNFFQPENQSFILDLDLDFFNIHAHNSISAYNSNPYLYSDEYIKKHLERFKQYVDCWDIITVCISPEHCGGNEAAQHLLDLFLEVFELTNEPFIKW, from the coding sequence ATGATAAAAGTGAAAGATATGCCAAATACATGGAAAATAAAATATCCAAAACGAAAAATATACCTTATGCGTGATCATAATTGGGCGTTTTCTGCTTGGGAAATTAGTAGGTTGAATGGAGAAATTTTACCTGGCGCAAGGCTATTACATGTAGATTTTCACGATGATTATTGGGATCCAGAAGAAACAATTGAAATTAATACGGAACAAGATGCAATATTAGCAGGTAAGAAGTTAAACATAGCAGAATTTATTAAAGCAGCAGAATCAACTGGAACAATAAAAGATGTTTATATGATCGGTGATTATAGTATGGCAACTCAAAAGAAGGTTGTTCATTCCTATAGTTATTATCAATTTGAAAACGAACATCGATTGAATTTTTTTCAACCTGAGAATCAAAGTTTTATATTAGATTTGGATTTAGACTTTTTTAATATACACGCCCACAATAGTATAAGTGCATATAATAGCAATCCTTATCTTTACAGTGATGAATATATAAAGAAACACTTAGAACGATTTAAACAATATGTAGATTGCTGGGATATTATTACTGTTTGCATATCACCTGAACATTGTGGTGGTAATGAAGCCGCGCAACACTTATTGGATTTATTTTTAGAAGTCTTTGAGTTGACGAATGAACCATTTATAAAATGGTAA
- a CDS encoding N-acetylmuramoyl-L-alanine amidase: MVKIFIDPGHGGTDPGAVGNGLQEKNLTLQISTRIRDMLVNEFNDVSVLMSRTGDQTLSLTQRTNAANAWGADFLLSVHINAGGGTGYEDFIYPGVGAPTTTYQNLIHEEIMKLVNFRDRGKKTANFHMLRESNMPALLTENGFIDNAEDAAKLKSASFIENIARGHVNGMVRSFGLTRKTSTVYHTVVSGDTVYSLSQRYGSTVQQIRDWNNLDSNYTIVVGQVLLVAGGPSSLTNATKAAQGNLQTDSIVDYLNSINKDSTYANREKLAKQHGINNYSGTAAQNTQLLNKLRK, from the coding sequence ATGGTAAAAATATTTATTGACCCTGGTCATGGTGGGACAGATCCAGGTGCAGTCGGGAACGGTCTACAGGAGAAGAATTTGACTTTGCAAATTTCCACGCGTATTAGAGACATGTTAGTAAATGAGTTCAATGATGTATCTGTGCTTATGAGTAGAACGGGAGATCAAACGCTTTCCCTTACTCAGCGTACGAATGCAGCCAATGCTTGGGGAGCAGACTTCCTTCTTTCCGTCCACATCAATGCAGGTGGTGGAACCGGGTATGAAGATTTTATTTATCCAGGAGTAGGAGCCCCAACAACCACATATCAGAATCTAATTCATGAGGAAATTATGAAGCTCGTAAACTTCCGTGATCGAGGAAAGAAGACAGCGAATTTCCATATGTTGCGTGAATCTAACATGCCAGCTCTACTAACCGAGAATGGATTTATCGATAATGCGGAAGATGCAGCAAAGCTCAAATCAGCTTCTTTTATTGAGAATATTGCCCGTGGCCATGTGAATGGGATGGTCCGGAGCTTTGGTCTAACAAGAAAAACATCGACCGTCTATCATACTGTGGTCTCAGGTGACACGGTTTATTCCTTAAGTCAACGATATGGCAGTACAGTCCAACAAATTAGAGATTGGAACAATCTTGATAGTAACTATACGATTGTGGTTGGACAGGTGTTACTAGTTGCTGGTGGGCCGAGCTCCCTTACTAATGCAACTAAGGCAGCCCAAGGAAATCTACAAACTGATAGTATTGTTGATTATTTGAATTCCATTAATAAAGATTCCACCTATGCTAATCGTGAAAAGTTGGCCAAGCAACATGGTATTAATAATTATAGTGGTACGGCAGCACAAAACACACAATTGTTGAATAAGTTAAGAAAATAA
- the ltrA gene encoding group II intron reverse transcriptase/maturase, which produces MELLEQILSNQNMNEAYLRVYKNKGASGVDGITVDELKQYLKEHKDELRQRIRTRKYQPQAALRVEIPKENGKMRKLGIPTVVDRVVQQAIHQILSPIFEKQFSEFSYGFRPKRSCEMAIIKSLEFLNDGHNWVVDIDLERFFDTVHHDKLMRIISNTIDDGDVISLIRKYLVSGVMVNGRYETTPVGTPQGGNLSPLLSNIMLNELDKELESRGLQFVRYADDALIFVKSEKAANRVMDSIVRFIEKKLGLIVNMEKSKISRPNDLKFLGFGYYYDSKSKKYQVRPHPDSIQKFQRKLRKLTKRNWSIRLDYRIIKLKQVIIGWVNYFRTSNMKTAMTEIDQKLRSRIRVIIWKQWKVPKKQIKSLVQLGIPKEEAKGLTFCRRGYRFIGLSKVIHRAISNKRLKQRGFPSALEHYLKVHTVI; this is translated from the coding sequence GTGGAACTTTTAGAACAAATACTAAGTAATCAAAACATGAATGAAGCTTACCTTCGTGTCTATAAAAACAAAGGTGCGAGTGGGGTCGACGGAATAACGGTCGATGAATTAAAGCAATATCTGAAAGAGCACAAAGACGAGCTGCGTCAGCGCATCAGAACAAGAAAATACCAACCACAAGCTGCCTTAAGAGTGGAAATCCCAAAAGAAAATGGCAAGATGCGCAAATTGGGAATACCAACAGTAGTGGATAGGGTAGTTCAACAAGCCATCCATCAAATACTCAGCCCGATATTTGAAAAGCAGTTCAGCGAATTTAGTTATGGCTTCAGACCCAAAAGAAGCTGTGAGATGGCAATTATTAAAAGCCTTGAATTTCTAAATGATGGACATAACTGGGTTGTGGACATTGATCTTGAAAGGTTTTTCGATACAGTCCACCATGATAAACTCATGCGAATCATCTCTAACACAATAGATGATGGAGATGTCATCTCTCTAATAAGAAAATATCTCGTCAGTGGAGTGATGGTGAATGGAAGATATGAGACCACACCAGTTGGGACTCCGCAAGGAGGAAACCTAAGTCCACTTCTGAGTAATATTATGTTGAACGAATTGGATAAGGAACTAGAAAGTAGAGGACTCCAATTTGTAAGATATGCAGATGACGCCCTAATTTTTGTGAAGAGTGAGAAAGCGGCTAATAGAGTGATGGATTCAATTGTACGGTTCATAGAAAAGAAATTAGGACTGATAGTCAACATGGAAAAGAGTAAAATCTCTCGTCCCAATGACTTGAAATTCTTAGGTTTTGGTTACTACTACGATAGTAAAAGTAAGAAATATCAAGTACGACCTCATCCTGACTCCATTCAAAAATTCCAACGGAAGCTTCGGAAATTAACAAAGCGAAATTGGAGTATACGGTTGGACTATCGAATAATAAAACTAAAACAAGTCATAATCGGATGGGTTAATTACTTTAGAACTTCAAATATGAAAACAGCAATGACTGAGATAGACCAGAAGCTTCGCTCCAGAATCAGAGTTATCATTTGGAAGCAATGGAAGGTACCGAAAAAACAAATCAAATCGCTTGTCCAACTAGGAATTCCGAAGGAAGAAGCGAAAGGGTTAACTTTCTGTCGGAGAGGTTACCGGTTCATCGGACTATCAAAAGTTATTCATAGAGCTATCTCAAACAAAAGATTAAAGCAGAGGGGATTCCCCTCTGCTTTAGAACATTATCTAAAAGTACACACTGTAATATAA
- a CDS encoding phage tail spike protein, with protein sequence MIKTLDLQRNVTAILENAYAISYTRTNNQIWQASFSLPINDKKIQKVKLLKYVEISVESEYIGLFRIIPKKTSKSSLSVSFECEHVLATLLGSTLFKDHQLTNLPTNEVLEYLLGQQKEPHWQLGSVEITRYFHYLWENENLLSAIFSVTKPFDEQYRWTWDTTTYPWTLNLVRPNIEPVCRIKERHNLINFEIEENPMSVFNRIYPLGYGEGVNQLTIESVNNGVPYIEDAESVAENGILETVWVDKRFEDAATLMASSQALLKRWKEPIVSLVVSAADVSKITGAKIDELKEGNVVRLELDDFPSMDLLIMKEHRPDTKGTPGNTQLEIGSLTEDLSTTQADLERRQKINEVYAQGATNLLSYSYNDNADDEHPAEIVFFLPDGMVNINELTLWFETDYFRGYSRGIESGGAVVRSTSAGGGQTTSAGGGQTTSSGGGQTTSSGGGQTTSSGGGTSTTSGQANGFPATIIPYMTGMAIPDGSSHIHGVTIDTSDFDHWHTVSVSPHTHTVSDHTHSVSPHTHQVSDHTHTVSPHTHEVELDPHTHPIEHGIFLLDTMPNNVEIRVDGNLVSFSGNSADAINLIPYLTKDSDGKVARGKHVVSLTPNERGRINAQINTQFFIQSRGQYSL encoded by the coding sequence GTGATAAAAACACTAGATCTACAAAGAAATGTAACAGCCATACTTGAAAATGCTTATGCTATTTCTTACACAAGAACCAATAATCAGATATGGCAAGCATCATTTTCTTTGCCGATAAATGACAAGAAAATTCAAAAGGTAAAGTTGTTGAAATACGTTGAGATTTCAGTTGAATCAGAATACATCGGTCTCTTTAGAATCATTCCTAAAAAGACATCTAAAAGTTCCTTATCCGTTTCTTTTGAATGCGAGCATGTTCTTGCAACTCTCTTAGGAAGTACGTTGTTCAAAGATCACCAGTTAACCAACCTGCCAACCAACGAAGTACTGGAGTATCTCTTGGGCCAGCAAAAAGAACCGCATTGGCAACTGGGATCTGTTGAAATCACTCGATATTTTCATTACTTGTGGGAAAACGAAAATTTACTATCTGCAATTTTCAGTGTGACCAAACCATTTGATGAGCAATACCGATGGACATGGGACACAACCACATATCCGTGGACCCTGAATCTTGTTCGGCCGAATATAGAACCGGTTTGTCGGATAAAAGAGCGACATAATCTAATTAACTTTGAAATAGAAGAGAATCCCATGAGCGTCTTCAATCGCATATATCCATTAGGGTACGGAGAAGGCGTAAATCAATTGACCATAGAGTCTGTGAATAACGGGGTTCCTTACATCGAGGATGCAGAATCAGTCGCTGAGAATGGAATTTTAGAGACCGTTTGGGTAGACAAACGTTTTGAAGATGCTGCAACTTTAATGGCCAGCAGTCAAGCACTCCTAAAAAGGTGGAAAGAGCCAATTGTCTCCTTGGTAGTGTCAGCTGCAGATGTTTCTAAAATAACAGGTGCCAAAATTGATGAGCTGAAAGAAGGAAATGTGGTCCGCTTAGAACTAGATGATTTTCCTAGTATGGATTTATTAATTATGAAAGAACACCGGCCAGATACTAAAGGCACCCCCGGCAATACCCAATTAGAGATTGGTAGTTTGACAGAAGATTTGAGCACGACGCAAGCTGATTTAGAACGAAGACAGAAAATTAACGAAGTCTATGCCCAAGGCGCAACGAATCTCCTATCTTATTCTTATAACGACAATGCTGACGACGAGCACCCTGCCGAAATTGTATTCTTTTTGCCCGACGGAATGGTGAATATAAACGAACTTACGCTGTGGTTTGAAACTGACTATTTTCGCGGATATTCAAGAGGTATAGAGAGTGGTGGAGCTGTTGTGCGTAGCACCTCTGCAGGAGGGGGACAAACAACTTCAGCAGGCGGTGGACAGACCACATCTTCTGGAGGTGGACAGACTACTTCATCCGGAGGCGGACAAACAACAAGCAGTGGAGGTGGTACCTCGACAACTAGCGGTCAAGCGAATGGGTTCCCAGCTACGATTATTCCATATATGACAGGTATGGCCATACCAGATGGCAGCAGTCATATTCATGGAGTAACGATCGACACATCAGATTTTGACCACTGGCATACGGTAAGTGTTTCTCCACACACACACACAGTTTCTGATCATACTCACAGTGTCTCGCCACACACCCACCAGGTAAGCGATCACACACATACAGTTAGCCCGCACACACACGAAGTAGAACTAGATCCACACACTCACCCTATTGAGCATGGAATCTTCCTACTTGATACTATGCCAAATAATGTAGAGATAAGGGTAGACGGAAACCTCGTTTCTTTTTCAGGCAATAGCGCTGATGCGATTAACCTCATTCCATATTTGACTAAGGATAGCGATGGAAAGGTAGCAAGGGGCAAGCACGTTGTCTCGCTAACACCAAACGAAAGAGGGAGAATTAACGCACAAATAAATACTCAATTCTTCATTCAATCTCGAGGACAATATTCGTTATAA
- a CDS encoding phage tail domain-containing protein yields MITMDDNYRFEDFGFFCEPGNNEDPSTPNYESITVAIPGRKGLWDFGDEVRERPFSYSLKIIDQFHMNMQRRVNELVAFLLDPYGKPREIKMVRDYEPDMHYMVKLNGPIVPSRAEEEFILKINFVANDPVKYANVENHEINWDSTLVTFDDSYSIDTLYVNDVTITSPQTVKTTINGTAIIPEFLIIGSGENVVIEGNGKSFSLGTFTNATFEVKGKDYEFIKDGQETFILGEFITLMPGTNEIYITGSNMNLNFSIKVRDQYT; encoded by the coding sequence ATGATCACAATGGATGACAACTATCGATTTGAAGACTTTGGATTTTTTTGTGAGCCAGGTAATAATGAAGATCCTTCAACTCCAAACTACGAAAGCATAACGGTAGCAATACCTGGTAGGAAAGGATTGTGGGATTTCGGAGATGAAGTAAGAGAACGTCCTTTCTCTTATTCTTTAAAAATCATAGACCAGTTTCATATGAATATGCAGCGGCGAGTTAATGAGCTCGTTGCTTTTTTATTGGATCCTTATGGGAAGCCAAGAGAAATAAAGATGGTACGTGATTATGAGCCAGATATGCATTACATGGTGAAGCTAAACGGGCCCATAGTACCCAGCCGAGCTGAAGAAGAATTCATACTTAAAATAAACTTTGTTGCCAATGATCCAGTCAAATATGCAAATGTTGAGAATCATGAAATCAACTGGGACAGTACTCTAGTTACTTTTGATGATAGCTATTCTATAGACACATTGTACGTAAACGATGTCACAATTACGTCTCCACAGACTGTAAAAACAACAATAAATGGCACTGCAATTATTCCTGAATTCTTAATCATTGGTTCGGGTGAAAACGTTGTAATCGAGGGGAATGGGAAATCTTTTTCTTTAGGAACCTTTACTAATGCAACATTCGAAGTTAAAGGAAAAGATTATGAGTTTATTAAAGACGGACAAGAGACCTTTATCCTCGGTGAATTTATAACCTTGATGCCAGGAACCAATGAAATATACATCACAGGTTCAAATATGAATTTGAATTTTTCAATAAAAGTGAGAGACCAATACACGTAA
- a CDS encoding major tail protein has product MTKAKEMLYPVGVENLFIAFMTGGKDSAGELPTYDIEMYELPTIETIGIAGAPATVRKWASNKIFVSATKNNQYTLTLDHTSLPVEVKDKMHGKTPVNGVVFDSSNLTEYPYFAIGFIAPLNDGSKMARWFPRVQVTTDDESYTTTNDEATIPTQQIVMTATPLLFNANTKVDFNSARTTAEGIKAEDFMAQVICDESQLASLVPDTGGTGA; this is encoded by the coding sequence ATGACAAAAGCAAAAGAAATGCTTTATCCGGTGGGGGTAGAAAATTTATTTATTGCCTTTATGACCGGAGGAAAAGATTCAGCTGGCGAGCTACCTACCTATGACATCGAAATGTATGAACTGCCAACAATTGAAACCATTGGAATCGCAGGGGCGCCAGCTACTGTCCGGAAATGGGCTAGTAATAAAATTTTTGTAAGTGCGACAAAGAATAATCAGTACACACTTACTCTAGATCATACATCCTTACCTGTTGAGGTTAAAGATAAGATGCACGGAAAGACACCAGTGAATGGGGTGGTTTTCGACTCTTCAAACTTAACGGAGTACCCTTATTTTGCGATTGGCTTTATCGCACCATTGAATGATGGTAGTAAGATGGCTAGGTGGTTCCCTCGGGTCCAAGTCACAACAGATGACGAATCATATACAACAACAAACGATGAGGCGACGATTCCGACTCAACAAATTGTAATGACTGCTACTCCACTTCTATTTAACGCAAACACTAAAGTTGACTTTAATTCTGCTAGAACAACAGCTGAAGGTATAAAAGCAGAAGACTTTATGGCTCAAGTAATTTGTGACGAATCTCAGCTGGCAAGTCTGGTACCCGACACAGGTGGAACGGGGGCATAA
- a CDS encoding HK97-gp10 family putative phage morphogenesis protein yields MSANNNGFEEAIREINTLLKVNKTVEKNVLEEAAEYFVEKLRPRIKKSNLNKKHLRDSLKVVVKNDRVSVEFEDGAFYWHMVEHGHKKANGRGRVKGQHFVQNTFDAEGDKIADIMANKIIKKMGG; encoded by the coding sequence ATGTCAGCCAACAATAATGGTTTTGAAGAGGCTATTAGGGAAATAAATACACTTTTAAAAGTAAATAAAACTGTTGAAAAAAACGTTCTAGAAGAAGCAGCGGAATATTTTGTAGAAAAACTTAGGCCCCGCATAAAGAAATCTAATTTAAATAAAAAACATCTAAGGGATAGCTTGAAAGTTGTAGTTAAAAACGATCGTGTTTCCGTAGAATTTGAAGACGGAGCATTCTATTGGCACATGGTTGAACATGGTCATAAAAAAGCAAACGGTCGCGGAAGGGTGAAAGGACAACACTTTGTCCAGAACACATTTGATGCAGAAGGCGATAAGATAGCAGACATCATGGCTAATAAAATAATAAAGAAAATGGGAGGATAA
- a CDS encoding head-tail connector protein, translating to MDILTDKLKSHIHWEEGMDDSMLPFYVARARKYVKKATGKEDEWLVIMVASIFYDYRVSEKELQQALDALTPFFIQEVFEDDEETGEQT from the coding sequence ATGGACATTCTTACTGATAAACTAAAATCACATATTCACTGGGAAGAGGGCATGGATGATTCCATGCTCCCTTTTTATGTTGCGCGTGCAAGAAAGTATGTGAAAAAGGCAACTGGTAAAGAGGACGAGTGGCTTGTAATCATGGTCGCAAGTATTTTCTATGACTATCGTGTTTCTGAAAAAGAACTACAGCAAGCTCTTGACGCTTTGACACCATTTTTTATCCAGGAGGTGTTTGAAGATGACGAAGAGACAGGCGAACAAACTTAA